The following coding sequences lie in one Kribbella sp. NBC_00709 genomic window:
- a CDS encoding NUDIX domain-containing protein codes for MLLATFRSPELPPGGRLVERTAVRGVLFRGPELLLLGSRHGDYKFPGGGVEAGESFEAALRREFNEECGYDGVAVGAELATTREEVAAIEAEYDVFGMTSHYFECSGGTSVGEQQLEGYEAELELTPQWVTVDTALTANRSVLESGIGVMRWLVRETAVLEWLRNRSV; via the coding sequence ATGCTGCTCGCGACCTTCCGTTCCCCCGAACTCCCACCAGGCGGACGACTGGTCGAACGGACCGCCGTCCGGGGCGTGCTCTTCCGCGGACCGGAGCTGCTGCTGCTCGGCTCGCGGCACGGCGACTACAAGTTCCCCGGCGGCGGCGTCGAGGCCGGCGAGTCCTTCGAGGCCGCCCTACGGCGCGAGTTCAACGAGGAGTGCGGGTACGACGGGGTCGCCGTCGGAGCCGAGCTGGCAACGACCCGCGAGGAAGTCGCCGCGATCGAGGCGGAGTACGACGTGTTCGGGATGACGTCGCACTACTTCGAGTGCTCCGGCGGGACATCAGTCGGCGAGCAGCAGCTGGAGGGGTATGAAGCGGAGCTGGAGCTCACACCACAGTGGGTGACTGTCGACACGGCACTGACAGCCAACCGCAGCGTGCTGGAGAGCGGCATCGGCGTAATGCGCTGGCTAGTACGAGAAACCGCCGTACTGGAGTGGCTGAGAAACCGGAGCGTCTAG
- a CDS encoding cyclase family protein, which yields MTGSSPLSALVAALADGSIEVVDLTSPLSASTPVIQLPPEFGQTAPFALAEISRYDDRGPAWYWNNFTSGEHTGTHFDAPNHWVTGKDLADVASVPASRLIAPAVVLDFTAEVEKNPDFLVEVDHLKAWEAENVPLPAGGWLFVRTGWDARSHSQEAFLNADENGPHTPGLSPECARWVAQESPVLGMGVETVGTDAGKAHSFDPPFPCHSYLMGSDKYGLTQLQNLAQLPPTGAVIIAGPLPIVGGSGSPARVLALVERG from the coding sequence ATGACCGGTTCGTCGCCCCTGTCGGCACTCGTCGCAGCACTCGCCGACGGATCGATCGAGGTGGTGGACCTGACGTCGCCGCTGTCCGCGTCGACGCCGGTGATTCAGCTGCCGCCGGAGTTCGGGCAGACGGCGCCGTTCGCGCTGGCGGAGATCAGCAGGTACGACGACCGCGGGCCGGCCTGGTACTGGAACAACTTCACCAGCGGCGAGCACACCGGCACCCACTTCGACGCGCCGAACCACTGGGTCACCGGCAAGGACCTCGCCGATGTGGCGTCGGTGCCGGCCAGCCGGCTGATCGCGCCGGCCGTCGTCCTCGACTTCACCGCGGAGGTCGAGAAGAACCCCGACTTCCTCGTCGAGGTCGACCACCTCAAGGCGTGGGAGGCGGAGAACGTCCCGCTGCCCGCCGGCGGCTGGCTGTTCGTACGCACGGGGTGGGACGCGCGATCGCACTCGCAGGAGGCCTTCCTCAACGCCGACGAGAACGGACCGCACACGCCGGGCCTGTCGCCGGAGTGCGCGCGGTGGGTCGCGCAGGAGTCGCCCGTCCTCGGAATGGGCGTCGAGACTGTCGGGACCGACGCAGGCAAGGCGCACTCGTTCGACCCGCCGTTCCCGTGCCACTCCTACTTGATGGGCAGCGACAAGTACGGGCTGACGCAGCTGCAGAACCTCGCCCAGTTGCCGCCGACCGGTGCTGTCATCATCGCCGGACCGCTGCCGATCGTCGGTGGCTCCGGCTCGCCCGCCCGGGTGCTCGCGCTGGTCGAACGCGGATGA
- a CDS encoding thiamine pyrophosphate-binding protein: protein MNVAVAVGRALAAAGVRQVFGVVGSGNFHLTNAMVSAGARFVAARHEGGAATMADAYSRMSGTVAALSVHQGCGLTNAMTGIAEAAKSRTPMVVVAAEATEQRSNFYVDQEALARSVGAVPVRITSAETAVAEALGALATAVRERRTVLLNVPLSLQALETEAPVVEAPPPRDAVVPEATEVAALTDLLQRAERAVFVAGRGARGHRKALEELAERCGALLATSAVAHGLFHDNRWDLGISGGFASPRTAELIRDADLIVGWGCALNMWTMRHGQLIGPDATVVQVDDDASALGAHREIHLGVTGDVDLTATLALEAFGEQQVGYRAAELGSVRWRDVAFDDESTGEQIDPRTLSIALDDLLPAERVIAVDSGNFMGYPSVCLSVPDENGLCFTQAFQSVGLGLATAIGAALAQPDRLPVAVLGDGGALMSAAELDTVRRLGLPMLVVVYNDDAYGAEVHHFGPEGHPLETVTFPPTDIAAVGRGYGFEAVTVRSAKDLTAVEDWLDGPRVAPMLVDAKVVADHPSWWLEEAFRGH, encoded by the coding sequence ATGAACGTCGCGGTCGCCGTCGGAAGGGCGTTGGCAGCCGCTGGTGTCCGGCAGGTCTTCGGCGTGGTCGGGTCCGGCAACTTCCACCTGACGAACGCGATGGTGAGCGCAGGCGCGCGGTTCGTCGCCGCGCGGCACGAGGGTGGCGCCGCCACGATGGCCGACGCGTACTCGCGGATGAGCGGGACGGTGGCTGCGCTGTCGGTCCATCAGGGTTGCGGTCTCACCAACGCGATGACCGGGATCGCCGAGGCGGCGAAGAGCCGTACGCCGATGGTCGTGGTCGCGGCTGAGGCCACCGAGCAGCGGTCGAACTTCTACGTCGACCAGGAGGCGCTCGCCCGTTCGGTCGGTGCGGTGCCGGTGCGGATCACCTCGGCGGAGACCGCTGTCGCCGAGGCGCTGGGCGCGCTGGCGACGGCTGTTCGCGAACGCCGTACCGTGCTGCTGAACGTGCCGCTTTCCCTGCAGGCGTTGGAGACTGAGGCGCCGGTGGTCGAGGCACCGCCTCCAAGGGATGCCGTCGTGCCGGAGGCCACCGAGGTCGCTGCACTGACCGACCTGCTGCAGCGGGCGGAGCGTGCGGTGTTCGTTGCGGGTCGCGGTGCCCGTGGACATCGAAAGGCCCTTGAAGAGCTCGCGGAACGATGCGGCGCGCTCCTCGCGACGTCGGCGGTCGCACACGGCCTGTTCCATGACAACCGATGGGATCTCGGTATCTCGGGCGGTTTTGCCTCGCCCCGTACCGCCGAACTGATCCGCGACGCGGACCTCATCGTGGGTTGGGGATGCGCGTTGAACATGTGGACGATGCGGCACGGTCAGTTGATCGGACCCGACGCGACCGTCGTGCAGGTCGACGACGACGCGTCCGCGCTCGGCGCGCATCGCGAGATCCACCTGGGTGTCACCGGCGACGTCGACCTCACCGCCACGCTCGCCCTCGAGGCGTTCGGCGAGCAGCAGGTGGGTTATCGCGCCGCCGAGCTCGGGAGCGTGCGCTGGCGGGACGTCGCGTTCGACGACGAGAGCACGGGGGAGCAGATCGACCCACGGACGTTGAGCATCGCGCTCGACGACCTGCTCCCGGCCGAACGTGTGATCGCCGTCGACTCCGGCAACTTCATGGGCTACCCGAGCGTGTGCCTGTCGGTGCCGGACGAGAACGGGCTGTGCTTCACCCAGGCGTTCCAATCGGTCGGGCTGGGGCTTGCGACGGCGATCGGCGCCGCGCTGGCGCAGCCGGACCGCCTACCCGTCGCCGTACTCGGTGACGGCGGTGCGCTGATGAGCGCCGCGGAGCTCGACACCGTACGCCGGCTCGGCCTGCCGATGCTCGTGGTCGTGTACAACGACGACGCGTACGGCGCAGAGGTGCACCACTTCGGGCCGGAGGGGCACCCACTGGAGACGGTGACGTTCCCGCCGACCGACATCGCCGCAGTCGGACGCGGATACGGCTTCGAGGCAGTGACCGTACGCAGCGCCAAAGACCTCACGGCAGTCGAGGACTGGCTGGACGGACCGCGCGTGGCGCCGATGCTCGTGGACGCGAAGGTCGTCGCGGACCATCCGTCGTGGTGGTTGGAGGAGGCTTTCCGCGGCCACTGA
- a CDS encoding MerR family transcriptional regulator, which produces MRISDLAAEAGVTVKAVRYYEAQGLLKPRRESNGYRSYEADDVVVVREVKALLSLGLTAEQTYPFIECLRAGNERADVCPASLTAYRTRIAEVDRRIAELTDLRARLTDLLTDAESWRMNQL; this is translated from the coding sequence ATGCGGATCAGCGATCTGGCGGCCGAGGCCGGTGTGACGGTCAAGGCGGTGCGGTACTACGAGGCGCAGGGGCTGCTCAAGCCGCGGCGGGAGTCCAACGGCTACCGGTCGTACGAGGCGGACGACGTGGTAGTCGTCCGTGAGGTGAAGGCGCTGCTGAGTCTCGGACTGACCGCGGAGCAGACGTACCCGTTCATCGAGTGCCTGCGGGCCGGCAACGAGCGGGCGGACGTCTGCCCGGCCTCGCTGACGGCGTACCGGACCCGGATCGCGGAGGTGGACCGGCGAATCGCCGAGCTCACCGATCTGCGGGCCCGGCTGACCGACCTCCTGACCGACGCCGAGAGCTGGAGGATGAACCAACTATGA
- the trxA gene encoding thioredoxin: MSDLRTVDEATFDEVVLRSDKPVLVDFWAEWCPPCHQIAPVLAQIAADRSDQLTVVKLNSDENPAVSARYRVMALPTLILFHRGEMIWSVVGARPKARLQKELDDALLTVPSAGGTQSATHR; encoded by the coding sequence ATGAGCGACCTGCGTACCGTCGACGAGGCAACTTTCGACGAGGTGGTACTGCGATCCGACAAGCCTGTACTCGTGGACTTCTGGGCCGAGTGGTGCCCGCCCTGCCACCAGATCGCGCCGGTGCTCGCCCAGATCGCCGCCGACCGCAGCGATCAGCTGACCGTGGTGAAGCTGAACTCCGACGAGAACCCGGCCGTCTCCGCCCGCTACCGGGTGATGGCGCTGCCGACGCTGATCCTGTTCCACCGCGGCGAGATGATCTGGTCCGTCGTCGGCGCCCGCCCGAAGGCGCGCCTGCAGAAGGAACTGGACGACGCGCTGCTCACAGTGCCGTCTGCTGGTGGAACGCAATCCGCCACTCACCGCTGA
- a CDS encoding nuclear transport factor 2 family protein, translating to MSVNEQLLELEDLLWKANREGDGDFYEKYLLDDAIAVTKFGIIDKATAVPGITANVNPYLKTDRTGERVIVVDDHTAIVTYRVEVTVLVDGDEAQFPAYASTVWTDVSGEWRIAFHQQTAL from the coding sequence ATGTCTGTGAATGAGCAGTTGCTGGAGCTCGAGGATCTGTTGTGGAAGGCGAATCGGGAGGGGGACGGGGACTTCTACGAGAAGTACCTGCTGGACGACGCGATCGCGGTCACCAAGTTCGGCATCATCGACAAGGCGACCGCGGTTCCGGGGATCACCGCGAACGTCAACCCGTACCTGAAGACCGACCGGACCGGCGAGCGGGTGATCGTCGTCGACGACCACACCGCGATCGTGACCTACCGGGTCGAGGTGACAGTGCTTGTCGACGGCGACGAGGCACAGTTCCCGGCGTACGCGAGCACGGTGTGGACCGACGTCAGCGGTGAGTGGCGGATTGCGTTCCACCAGCAGACGGCACTGTGA
- a CDS encoding VOC family protein: MNLRFDHLGLLTDTREKNQELADFFAGVLGLDVSGNAGEGYAEVKAGAMTIALHTGAMVDDFGAHGGTLLQFSSDDLRADVEEIRRRGGNIALEPTETDWGTTSAYVAGPHGVLVELYKFNS, from the coding sequence ATGAACCTCCGCTTCGACCACCTCGGCCTGCTCACCGACACCCGCGAGAAGAACCAGGAACTGGCCGACTTCTTCGCCGGTGTCCTCGGCCTCGACGTCTCCGGCAACGCCGGCGAGGGGTACGCCGAGGTGAAGGCCGGCGCGATGACGATCGCGTTGCACACCGGTGCGATGGTCGACGATTTCGGCGCGCACGGTGGCACGCTGCTCCAGTTCAGCAGCGACGACCTCCGCGCCGACGTCGAGGAGATCCGCCGGCGCGGCGGCAACATCGCCCTCGAGCCGACCGAGACCGACTGGGGCACGACGTCGGCGTACGTCGCGGGGCCGCACGGCGTGCTGGTGGAGCTGTACAAGTTCAACAGCTAG
- a CDS encoding CopG family transcriptional regulator → MADDGGKKVQFNVYLPPGLVRRVKHKAIDEGASLSALVEQALAEYLDKHGEARG, encoded by the coding sequence ATGGCGGACGACGGTGGCAAGAAGGTGCAGTTCAACGTGTATCTGCCGCCCGGGTTGGTGCGGCGGGTGAAGCACAAGGCGATCGACGAGGGCGCGAGCCTGTCGGCGTTGGTCGAGCAGGCGCTGGCGGAGTACCTGGACAAGCATGGGGAGGCGCGGGGATGA
- a CDS encoding VOC family protein: protein MNDLKNAVIRPLRFTADVDAMRAFLEALGLRSRIESERGGWVDMLTGRGMVALHDAASSSTGGQPGQTNLSFEADKIDELRDRLEQVGFVDATVFDEAYGRVLSVTGPDAVVIWVDERSEDMYGYKVHDARPDERWSVTPYLTGAEEPAWRRFFEGVGMETPARFGPAAGEFAVRLDLSTTEDLGDVQARLDAYQVTRTAAGLEIVDPDGQLVVVHG from the coding sequence ATGAACGACCTGAAGAACGCAGTGATCAGGCCGCTGCGGTTCACGGCGGACGTGGACGCGATGCGCGCGTTCCTGGAGGCGCTGGGACTGCGGTCGCGGATCGAGTCCGAGCGTGGCGGCTGGGTCGACATGCTGACCGGTCGCGGGATGGTCGCGCTGCACGACGCGGCGAGCAGTAGTACTGGCGGCCAGCCCGGGCAGACGAACCTCTCGTTCGAGGCGGACAAGATCGACGAGCTGCGGGACCGCCTGGAGCAGGTGGGGTTCGTCGACGCGACGGTCTTCGACGAGGCGTACGGACGGGTGCTGTCGGTGACTGGGCCCGACGCGGTCGTCATCTGGGTCGACGAGCGCTCCGAGGACATGTACGGGTACAAGGTCCATGACGCGCGCCCGGACGAGCGCTGGTCGGTCACGCCGTACCTGACCGGTGCCGAGGAGCCGGCCTGGCGCCGTTTCTTCGAAGGCGTCGGCATGGAGACCCCAGCCCGGTTCGGACCGGCCGCCGGCGAGTTCGCCGTACGGCTGGATCTCAGCACCACCGAGGACCTGGGCGACGTGCAGGCCCGACTCGACGCGTACCAGGTGACGCGGACTGCGGCCGGGCTCGAGATCGTGGACCCGGACGGGCAGCTAGTGGTGGTGCACGGATGA
- a CDS encoding GNAT family N-acetyltransferase: MIAVRRAEPSDVDAIRQIGLTTWPVAYGGLVPEEFITDGLAQWWSAEAVERGISKGITLVATEGDALLGMVGLGREGDSWVMWKLYVLPDHQGKGIGKALLDAAIAALPDGTPELLLDVLVANEQAIGFYRAQGFTEATRTPDRDLGADLMWMVIDLDRT; the protein is encoded by the coding sequence ATGATCGCCGTACGGCGGGCCGAGCCCAGCGACGTCGACGCGATCCGGCAGATCGGTCTGACGACCTGGCCGGTGGCGTACGGCGGACTGGTGCCGGAGGAGTTCATCACCGACGGACTGGCCCAGTGGTGGTCCGCAGAGGCCGTGGAACGCGGCATCAGCAAAGGCATCACCCTGGTGGCAACCGAGGGTGACGCTCTCCTGGGCATGGTCGGTCTAGGCCGCGAGGGCGACTCCTGGGTGATGTGGAAGCTCTACGTGCTACCCGACCACCAAGGCAAGGGCATCGGCAAGGCACTGCTCGACGCCGCGATCGCAGCCCTGCCGGACGGTACGCCGGAGCTCCTGCTCGACGTCCTGGTCGCGAACGAGCAGGCGATCGGCTTCTACCGCGCTCAAGGCTTCACCGAGGCGACGCGGACCCCGGACCGCGATCTCGGTGCGGACTTGATGTGGATGGTCATTGACCTCGACCGCACCTGA
- a CDS encoding MFS transporter: protein MTTVMPGRLRDDPDFRRYWLARALSITGSMVTAIALPVLVYRLSGSTVLTAVVTALESAPYLLAGLFAGALADRWNRRRTMVTADCVNAVLVGSVPVAHLLGVLTVAQVLVVAFTVQAVYTFFDGANFGALPVLVGRARVAQANSAVWTASSLIELFVPPLTGLTLAVLDPASLLTLDALSFAASAFAVRGIVRAMSESREGQPPLRPRVVLTDIGDGLRYLIGHAGVRTMTIVGSVQSFAGGGFMALIVVWCDRVLHVGTSGLRFGLVWGTWGIGGLIAALSLPRLLKRMPPAAITLYALPVSALLGVLSPLSPNWVIAALALLVWGSAYVLVIVNAISYRQQVTPEKLLGRVNTAGRMLSWGVGWTLGSVLGGVLGNAFGPRTGMVLMGLCGGVGVVFAWTSPLRRIAAGQDSQAV, encoded by the coding sequence ATGACGACAGTGATGCCCGGGCGGCTGCGCGACGATCCGGACTTCCGGCGGTACTGGCTGGCCCGCGCGCTGTCGATCACCGGGTCGATGGTCACCGCGATCGCGCTCCCGGTGCTCGTGTACCGGCTCAGCGGTTCGACCGTCCTGACCGCGGTGGTGACAGCGCTCGAGTCAGCGCCGTACCTGCTGGCCGGCCTGTTCGCCGGTGCGCTCGCGGACCGCTGGAACCGGCGGCGGACGATGGTCACCGCGGACTGCGTGAACGCCGTACTCGTCGGGTCGGTGCCAGTCGCGCATCTGCTCGGGGTGCTGACTGTCGCGCAGGTGCTAGTGGTCGCGTTCACGGTGCAGGCCGTCTACACGTTCTTCGACGGCGCGAACTTCGGTGCACTGCCGGTCCTGGTCGGCCGGGCGCGGGTGGCGCAGGCCAACTCCGCGGTCTGGACGGCGTCGAGCCTGATCGAGTTGTTCGTCCCGCCGTTGACCGGTCTGACCCTCGCCGTACTCGATCCGGCCAGTCTGCTCACGCTGGACGCGCTCAGCTTCGCGGCGTCCGCGTTCGCCGTCCGCGGGATCGTGCGCGCGATGTCGGAGTCGCGCGAGGGTCAGCCGCCGCTGCGGCCGCGGGTAGTACTGACCGACATCGGTGACGGCCTGCGGTATCTCATCGGGCATGCCGGTGTGCGGACGATGACGATCGTCGGCAGCGTGCAGTCGTTCGCCGGCGGTGGATTCATGGCGCTGATCGTGGTCTGGTGCGACCGCGTCCTTCACGTCGGTACGTCGGGACTCCGGTTCGGACTGGTCTGGGGAACGTGGGGGATCGGCGGACTGATCGCAGCGCTCAGTCTGCCGCGGTTGCTGAAGCGGATGCCGCCCGCGGCGATCACGCTGTACGCACTGCCGGTCTCGGCGCTCCTAGGCGTGCTGTCCCCGCTATCGCCTAACTGGGTGATCGCAGCGCTGGCATTGCTCGTCTGGGGTTCGGCGTACGTGCTGGTGATCGTCAACGCGATCTCGTACCGCCAGCAGGTGACGCCCGAGAAGCTGCTCGGCCGAGTCAACACAGCGGGCCGGATGCTGTCCTGGGGCGTCGGGTGGACGCTGGGCTCCGTGCTCGGCGGTGTGCTCGGCAACGCCTTCGGACCGCGGACCGGGATGGTGCTGATGGGACTGTGCGGGGGCGTCGGCGTCGTCTTCGCCTGGACCTCACCGCTGCGCCGGATCGCGGCCGGTCAGGACAGCCAGGCGGTCTGA
- a CDS encoding GNAT family N-acetyltransferase: protein MGVRVLGPRDLAAARAVIGRDPVVNVFVDSLVQASGLDPRRGAEVWGYVEKGALEALCHAGGNMVPVGADDAALRAFAAYAMRRGRNCFQILGQARAVDQLWSILEPHWGPAREVRDDQPFMVIEGSPLIAPDPLVRAVEPVELPILYPACVAMYTEEVGVPPQTGPDGTFYRSRVAELIRVGRAFARIEDGRVVFKAEVGSVGSGVCQIQGVWVDPEYRGRGLAAPGMAAVVELARQIAPVVTLYVNAFNLPARAAYERVGFRTIETFATILF from the coding sequence GTGGGCGTACGGGTTCTCGGTCCTCGCGACCTCGCGGCGGCGCGCGCGGTCATCGGCCGCGATCCAGTGGTGAACGTGTTCGTCGACAGTCTCGTGCAGGCGTCCGGACTCGACCCGCGGCGCGGCGCCGAGGTCTGGGGGTACGTCGAGAAGGGTGCGCTCGAGGCGCTGTGTCACGCCGGCGGAAACATGGTGCCGGTCGGCGCGGACGACGCGGCGCTGCGGGCGTTCGCGGCGTACGCGATGCGACGGGGGCGGAACTGCTTCCAGATCCTCGGCCAGGCCCGCGCTGTCGACCAGCTGTGGAGCATCCTCGAGCCGCACTGGGGTCCGGCCCGCGAGGTGCGCGACGACCAGCCGTTCATGGTGATCGAGGGGTCGCCGCTGATCGCGCCGGATCCGCTGGTCCGCGCGGTCGAGCCGGTGGAGCTGCCGATCCTGTACCCGGCCTGCGTGGCAATGTACACCGAGGAGGTCGGCGTACCGCCGCAGACCGGACCGGACGGGACGTTCTACCGGTCGCGGGTGGCGGAGCTGATCCGGGTCGGGCGTGCGTTCGCGCGGATCGAGGACGGCCGGGTCGTGTTCAAGGCCGAGGTCGGATCGGTCGGGTCGGGCGTGTGCCAGATCCAGGGCGTGTGGGTCGACCCGGAGTACCGCGGTCGTGGGCTCGCGGCGCCCGGGATGGCGGCCGTGGTCGAGTTGGCCCGGCAGATCGCGCCGGTGGTGACGCTGTACGTCAACGCGTTCAACCTGCCGGCGCGGGCGGCGTACGAGCGCGTCGGCTTCCGGACCATCGAGACGTTCGCGACGATTCTGTTCTGA
- a CDS encoding M14 family zinc carboxypeptidase, producing the protein MFMSSTAYSSVEATYYGGYHTTAGHEQHNAAVAAAHPDLVKLYDIGDSWKKVKGQGGHDIQALCITKLAAGDCALSSTGKKPRFVLHAQIHARELATGEIAYRWIDLLVSSYGVDPEITALLDSRELWVVPIANPDGVDVVASNPTRPLLQRKNVDDSAGGCLASYPGVDLNRNSSFQWDVNQGGPCDETYPGAKASSEPETVAIQGFLDRIFPDTKGALDDPAAASTTGVFVTLHSYGDDILAPWGYTGTAAPDRDALVALGNKMGGFTGYPVFTGDGGIGYFTPGSTTDWLYGTRGVPSYTFEIGPKTGWCAGFLPAYSCVASTFWPLVEPALVYAAQAAAAPYGHLP; encoded by the coding sequence ATGTTCATGTCCTCGACGGCGTACTCGTCGGTCGAAGCGACGTACTACGGCGGGTATCACACCACCGCGGGACATGAGCAGCACAATGCCGCTGTCGCCGCGGCGCACCCGGACCTGGTGAAGCTCTACGACATCGGCGATTCGTGGAAGAAGGTGAAGGGGCAGGGCGGGCACGACATCCAGGCTTTGTGCATCACCAAGCTCGCGGCCGGCGACTGCGCGTTGAGCAGCACCGGGAAGAAGCCCAGGTTCGTCCTGCACGCGCAGATCCATGCGCGCGAGCTGGCGACCGGCGAGATCGCCTACCGATGGATCGATCTGCTCGTCTCGTCGTACGGCGTCGATCCCGAGATCACCGCCTTGCTGGACTCTCGAGAGCTGTGGGTGGTGCCGATCGCGAACCCGGACGGAGTGGACGTGGTCGCATCGAACCCGACGCGCCCGCTCCTGCAGCGGAAGAACGTCGACGACAGTGCCGGCGGCTGCCTGGCGTCCTATCCCGGCGTCGACCTGAATCGGAACTCGTCGTTCCAGTGGGACGTGAACCAGGGCGGTCCGTGCGACGAGACCTACCCGGGCGCGAAGGCGTCGTCCGAGCCGGAGACCGTAGCGATCCAGGGTTTCCTGGACAGGATCTTTCCCGACACGAAGGGTGCTTTGGACGACCCGGCCGCCGCGAGTACGACCGGCGTCTTCGTGACGCTGCACAGCTACGGCGACGACATCCTGGCCCCGTGGGGCTACACCGGTACGGCCGCGCCGGACCGGGACGCGTTGGTGGCCCTAGGCAACAAGATGGGTGGGTTCACGGGCTATCCGGTGTTCACCGGGGACGGCGGGATCGGGTACTTCACGCCGGGCTCGACCACCGACTGGTTGTACGGGACGCGCGGCGTGCCGTCGTACACCTTCGAGATCGGGCCGAAGACCGGTTGGTGCGCCGGGTTCCTGCCGGCGTACTCGTGTGTTGCGTCGACGTTCTGGCCGTTGGTCGAACCAGCGTTGGTCTATGCCGCTCAGGCCGCCGCTGCGCCGTACGGGCACCTGCCGTGA
- a CDS encoding DoxX family protein translates to MSRSKTTTGLAVLFGVLGSLHFLKPEPFEQIVPKVLPRKKELVYASGVAELACAAGLLHPRTRRLAGLASAGLLVAVFPANVQMAADLQKKGSPTARALAYARLPLQVPLIRWALKAAREGRSG, encoded by the coding sequence ATGTCGCGGAGCAAGACCACCACCGGCCTGGCCGTGCTGTTCGGCGTGCTCGGATCGCTGCATTTCCTGAAGCCGGAACCGTTCGAGCAGATCGTGCCGAAGGTGCTGCCGCGGAAGAAGGAGCTCGTCTACGCCTCGGGTGTGGCGGAGCTCGCCTGCGCGGCCGGCCTGCTGCACCCGCGCACGCGCCGGTTGGCGGGTCTGGCGAGCGCCGGCCTACTGGTGGCGGTCTTCCCGGCGAACGTGCAGATGGCGGCCGACCTGCAGAAGAAGGGATCGCCGACGGCCCGCGCGCTCGCGTACGCGCGGTTGCCGCTGCAGGTCCCGTTGATCCGCTGGGCGCTGAAGGCCGCGCGTGAGGGCCGGTCAGGATGA